From a region of the Hippopotamus amphibius kiboko isolate mHipAmp2 chromosome 3, mHipAmp2.hap2, whole genome shotgun sequence genome:
- the F11R gene encoding junctional adhesion molecule A isoform X2 has translation MGTKAKVGTKPLLLFTSMILCSLPLGRGAVQTSEPVVKVAENKPAKLSCSYSGFSSPRVEWKFAHGDITSLVCYNSKITASYEDRVTFSNSGITFHSVTRKDTGMYTCMVSDEGGNTYGEVTVQLIVLVPPSKPTISVPSSATIGNRAVLTCSEKDGSPPSEYLWFRDGVLMPTEPKSSRAFSNSSYSLNQKTGELIFDPVSASDVGDYTCEAQNGYGSPMKSDTVHMDAAELNVGGIVAAVLVTLILLGVLIFGIWFAYSRGYFDRAKKGTSSKKVIYSQPTARSEGEFRQTSSFLV, from the exons ATGGGGACAAAGGCGAAAGTCGGGACGAAACCGTTGCTTCTTTTCACATCGATGATCCTGT GCTCACTGCCATTGGGCAGGGGTGCAGTGCAAACTTCTGAACCAGTAGTCAAAGTTGCTGAGAATAAAC CTGCCAAGTTGTCCTGCTCCTACTCGGGCTTCTCCTCTCCCCGCGTGGAGTGGAAGTTTGCCCATGGCGACATCACCAGCCTCGTTTGCTATAACAGCAAGATCACAG CTTCCTATGAGGACCGAGTTACTTTCTCGAATAGTGGCATCACCTTCCATTCTGTGACCCGGAAGGACACGGGGATGTACACTTGTATGGTCTCTGATGAAGGCGGCAACACCTATGGGGAGGTCACGGTCCAGCTCATTGTGCTTG TGCCTCCATCCAAGCCTACAATCAGTGTCCCCTCCTCTGCTACCATCGGGAACCGAGCAGTGCTGACCTGTTCAGAGAAAGACGGTTCTCCACCTTCTGAATACTTGTGGTTCAGGGATGGGGTACTGATGCCTACGGAACCCAAGAGCAGCCGCGCCTTCAGCAACTCTTCCTATAGCCTGAACCAGAAGACAGGGGAGCTG ATCTTTGACCCCGTGTCGGCCTCTGATGTTGGAGATTACACTTGTGAGGCACAGAATGGATATGGGTCACCCATGAAGTCAGATACTGTGCACATGGATGCTG CGGAGCTGAATGTAGGGGGCATCGTGGCAGCTGTCCTTGTAACACTCATTCTCCTTGGAGTCTTGATTTTTGGCATCTGGTTCGCCTATAGCCGAGGCTACTTTGACA GAGCAAAGAAAGG GACCTCGAGTAAGAAGGTGATTTACAGCCAGCCCACTGCTCGAAGTGAA ggGGAATTCAGGCAGACCTCGTCATTCTTGGTGTGA
- the F11R gene encoding junctional adhesion molecule A isoform X1: MGTKAKVGTKPLLLFTSMILCSLPLGRGAVQTSEPVVKVAENKPAKLSCSYSGFSSPRVEWKFAHGDITSLVCYNSKITASYEDRVTFSNSGITFHSVTRKDTGMYTCMVSDEGGNTYGEVTVQLIVLVPPSKPTISVPSSATIGNRAVLTCSEKDGSPPSEYLWFRDGVLMPTEPKSSRAFSNSSYSLNQKTGELIFDPVSASDVGDYTCEAQNGYGSPMKSDTVHMDAAELNVGGIVAAVLVTLILLGVLIFGIWFAYSRGYFDRAKKGTSSKKVIYSQPTARSEVSMPALGWGEPPGWSEGFPACVCIQGIIIYRRLYCRELT, translated from the exons ATGGGGACAAAGGCGAAAGTCGGGACGAAACCGTTGCTTCTTTTCACATCGATGATCCTGT GCTCACTGCCATTGGGCAGGGGTGCAGTGCAAACTTCTGAACCAGTAGTCAAAGTTGCTGAGAATAAAC CTGCCAAGTTGTCCTGCTCCTACTCGGGCTTCTCCTCTCCCCGCGTGGAGTGGAAGTTTGCCCATGGCGACATCACCAGCCTCGTTTGCTATAACAGCAAGATCACAG CTTCCTATGAGGACCGAGTTACTTTCTCGAATAGTGGCATCACCTTCCATTCTGTGACCCGGAAGGACACGGGGATGTACACTTGTATGGTCTCTGATGAAGGCGGCAACACCTATGGGGAGGTCACGGTCCAGCTCATTGTGCTTG TGCCTCCATCCAAGCCTACAATCAGTGTCCCCTCCTCTGCTACCATCGGGAACCGAGCAGTGCTGACCTGTTCAGAGAAAGACGGTTCTCCACCTTCTGAATACTTGTGGTTCAGGGATGGGGTACTGATGCCTACGGAACCCAAGAGCAGCCGCGCCTTCAGCAACTCTTCCTATAGCCTGAACCAGAAGACAGGGGAGCTG ATCTTTGACCCCGTGTCGGCCTCTGATGTTGGAGATTACACTTGTGAGGCACAGAATGGATATGGGTCACCCATGAAGTCAGATACTGTGCACATGGATGCTG CGGAGCTGAATGTAGGGGGCATCGTGGCAGCTGTCCTTGTAACACTCATTCTCCTTGGAGTCTTGATTTTTGGCATCTGGTTCGCCTATAGCCGAGGCTACTTTGACA GAGCAAAGAAAGG GACCTCGAGTAAGAAGGTGATTTACAGCCAGCCCACTGCTCGAAGTGAAGTAAGTATGCCTGCCCTGGGATGGGGAGAGCCTCCCGGCTGGAGTGAGGGGTTTCCAGCGTGTGTTTGTATTCAGGGGATTATTATCTACAGAAGACTGTACTGTAGAGAATTGacttga
- the F11R gene encoding junctional adhesion molecule A isoform X3, translating into MGTKAKVGTKPLLLFTSMILCSLPLGRGAVQTSEPVVKVAENKPAKLSCSYSGFSSPRVEWKFAHGDITSLVCYNSKITASYEDRVTFSNSGITFHSVTRKDTGMYTCMVSDEGGNTYGEVTVQLIVLVPPSKPTISVPSSATIGNRAVLTCSEKDGSPPSEYLWFRDGVLMPTEPKSSRAFSNSSYSLNQKTGELIFDPVSASDVGDYTCEAQNGYGSPMKSDTVHMDAAELNVGGIVAAVLVTLILLGVLIFGIWFAYSRGYFDRPRVRR; encoded by the exons ATGGGGACAAAGGCGAAAGTCGGGACGAAACCGTTGCTTCTTTTCACATCGATGATCCTGT GCTCACTGCCATTGGGCAGGGGTGCAGTGCAAACTTCTGAACCAGTAGTCAAAGTTGCTGAGAATAAAC CTGCCAAGTTGTCCTGCTCCTACTCGGGCTTCTCCTCTCCCCGCGTGGAGTGGAAGTTTGCCCATGGCGACATCACCAGCCTCGTTTGCTATAACAGCAAGATCACAG CTTCCTATGAGGACCGAGTTACTTTCTCGAATAGTGGCATCACCTTCCATTCTGTGACCCGGAAGGACACGGGGATGTACACTTGTATGGTCTCTGATGAAGGCGGCAACACCTATGGGGAGGTCACGGTCCAGCTCATTGTGCTTG TGCCTCCATCCAAGCCTACAATCAGTGTCCCCTCCTCTGCTACCATCGGGAACCGAGCAGTGCTGACCTGTTCAGAGAAAGACGGTTCTCCACCTTCTGAATACTTGTGGTTCAGGGATGGGGTACTGATGCCTACGGAACCCAAGAGCAGCCGCGCCTTCAGCAACTCTTCCTATAGCCTGAACCAGAAGACAGGGGAGCTG ATCTTTGACCCCGTGTCGGCCTCTGATGTTGGAGATTACACTTGTGAGGCACAGAATGGATATGGGTCACCCATGAAGTCAGATACTGTGCACATGGATGCTG CGGAGCTGAATGTAGGGGGCATCGTGGCAGCTGTCCTTGTAACACTCATTCTCCTTGGAGTCTTGATTTTTGGCATCTGGTTCGCCTATAGCCGAGGCTACTTTGACA GACCTCGAGTAAGAAGGTGA